The following are encoded in a window of Desulfuromonas sp. genomic DNA:
- a CDS encoding PLP-dependent transferase, giving the protein MQKSWKIETQAVQGTYAPKPTEPRIPTICQSTTYKYDSADHLAKLFDLDLPDHMYTRLSNPTNDAFEQKIALMEGGVGALATSSGQAATTLAILNIARAGQHVVAASTLYGGTYSLFANTLPKLGVEVTFVDPEAPLEELKQVFRPETRCLFAETIGNPGLNVLDFEKLSALAREMGVPLI; this is encoded by the coding sequence ATGCAAAAATCCTGGAAAATCGAAACCCAGGCGGTCCAGGGAACCTACGCGCCGAAACCGACCGAGCCGCGCATCCCGACGATCTGCCAGAGCACCACCTACAAGTACGACAGCGCAGACCACCTCGCCAAGCTCTTCGACCTCGACCTGCCCGACCACATGTACACCCGCCTCAGCAACCCGACCAACGACGCCTTCGAGCAGAAGATCGCCCTGATGGAAGGGGGCGTTGGGGCCCTTGCGACCTCCTCCGGGCAGGCTGCAACGACCCTGGCGATCCTCAACATCGCCCGCGCCGGGCAGCATGTGGTCGCCGCCAGCACCCTCTACGGCGGGACCTACTCCCTCTTCGCCAACACCCTGCCGAAGCTCGGCGTCGAGGTCACCTTCGTCGACCCCGAGGCGCCCCTGGAGGAGCTGAAACAGGTCTTCCGCCCCGAGACCCGCTGCCTCTTCGCCGAGACGATCGGCAACCCGGGGCTGAACGTCCTCGACTTCGAGAAGTTATCCGCCCTGGCCAGGGAGATGGGGGTGCCGCTGATC